One Gimesia aquarii DNA segment encodes these proteins:
- a CDS encoding amidohydrolase, with protein MNTTRRNFLQKTSVAVGAAACVGLPQLAFTQNNDVADPELILHSGKITTGDKMHPEVNAIAITGGVVAAIGSNDNILKLAGNATRKINLNGRRVIPGLNDSHLHVIRGGLYYNLELRWDGVPTIAQALKQLKIQADNTPPPQWVRVIGGWNEWQFAEGRMPTLEEINKAAPETPVFLLHLYDSALLNKAALRALGFDESTPNPSGGLIARDRAGNPTGMLVAEPNALVLYSAIADAPKLSFEDQVNSSRHFMRELNRFGVTSASDAGGGGQNYPDDYAVIKQLDDDGDLTVRIAYSLFAQKPGQEMADYSRWIGMTKPGEGSDKLRVNGAGENLLWAAADFENFLQPRPNLKPTMESELEAIVHKLADANWPWRIHATYDESITRFLNIFERVHRDRPIDKLRWFIDHAETISEKNMERIAALGGGIAIQHRMAYQGEYFLRRYGAEEVKRKPPIRKMLQMGLPVGAGTDGTRVASYHPWTCIWWMVTSKTVGGTVMHDPGDRLSREEALKLYTHGTPWFSKEDDKKGILSQGYFADLAVLSDDYFTVEPDRIRELESVLTIVGGRVVHGSKEYGKLAPALPKVSPGWSPVTRFGGYDNSNVTPPRHKHQPIMGADGRVWETGCGCGI; from the coding sequence ATGAATACAACTCGACGCAATTTTTTACAGAAGACATCTGTAGCTGTGGGAGCTGCAGCATGTGTTGGACTGCCACAGCTTGCTTTTACACAGAACAACGATGTTGCCGACCCGGAATTAATTCTGCATAGTGGCAAAATCACAACCGGAGATAAAATGCATCCGGAAGTGAATGCGATTGCGATTACGGGCGGAGTCGTCGCCGCAATCGGTAGCAATGATAACATACTAAAACTTGCGGGAAACGCGACTCGGAAGATTAATCTCAATGGTCGGCGCGTGATCCCTGGCCTGAATGATTCTCATCTGCATGTCATTCGAGGCGGTTTATATTACAATCTGGAGCTTCGTTGGGATGGCGTGCCGACAATTGCGCAGGCGCTTAAGCAATTAAAGATACAAGCAGATAATACCCCACCACCTCAATGGGTCCGCGTGATCGGTGGTTGGAATGAGTGGCAGTTTGCCGAAGGTCGTATGCCAACATTAGAAGAGATCAACAAAGCGGCTCCAGAGACGCCCGTTTTTTTATTACACCTTTATGACTCCGCTTTGCTGAACAAAGCAGCCTTAAGAGCTCTGGGGTTTGACGAGTCCACGCCGAACCCGTCTGGTGGTTTGATTGCCCGCGACAGGGCAGGAAATCCAACGGGTATGCTTGTTGCCGAACCGAATGCGCTAGTACTCTACTCTGCAATTGCTGACGCACCGAAGTTGAGCTTTGAAGATCAAGTCAATTCATCACGTCATTTTATGCGGGAACTAAATCGATTCGGTGTGACCAGTGCTTCCGATGCAGGTGGTGGTGGTCAGAATTATCCCGATGATTACGCAGTCATCAAACAGCTTGATGACGATGGCGATCTGACAGTTCGAATAGCATATAGTCTGTTTGCACAAAAACCCGGTCAGGAAATGGCTGACTACAGTCGCTGGATCGGCATGACAAAACCGGGCGAGGGCAGTGACAAGCTACGCGTCAATGGTGCAGGAGAAAATTTACTATGGGCTGCAGCAGACTTCGAAAATTTCCTTCAGCCGCGACCCAATCTGAAACCCACAATGGAATCCGAACTTGAAGCGATTGTCCATAAGTTAGCTGATGCTAATTGGCCTTGGCGAATTCATGCTACTTATGACGAATCGATTACTCGATTTCTAAACATTTTTGAGCGTGTTCATCGTGACCGACCGATCGACAAGCTGCGTTGGTTTATAGACCATGCCGAAACAATATCTGAAAAAAATATGGAACGAATCGCCGCTTTAGGTGGTGGCATCGCGATTCAACATCGGATGGCATATCAGGGTGAATATTTCCTGAGACGCTATGGGGCCGAAGAAGTGAAACGAAAGCCACCCATCAGAAAAATGCTGCAAATGGGATTGCCCGTGGGAGCTGGAACTGATGGGACGCGCGTCGCGAGCTATCACCCGTGGACATGTATTTGGTGGATGGTCACTTCTAAGACAGTTGGCGGAACTGTAATGCACGATCCCGGTGATCGGCTCAGTCGGGAAGAGGCACTCAAACTTTATACACACGGAACTCCCTGGTTCAGTAAAGAAGATGATAAGAAAGGGATCTTGTCTCAAGGTTACTTCGCAGATTTGGCTGTATTATCTGATGATTATTTTACTGTGGAGCCCGATCGAATTCGTGAACTAGAAAGTGTTTTAACGATTGTTGGCGGACGTGTTGTACATGGCTCTAAAGAGTATGGAAAGCTAGCACCGGCATTGCCGAAAGTGAGCCCCGGCTGGTCACCTGTTACTCGATTTGGGGGCTATGACAATTCGAACGTAACTCCTCCACGACACAAGCATCAACCAATTATGGGGGCAGATGGCCGAGTTTGGGAGACTGGTTGTGGCTGCGGTATTTGA
- a CDS encoding helix-turn-helix transcriptional regulator, whose product MGSAKKRSKKTSFRSDTKEAQQSFRSHAQWLKESNESIELIDQSLSDRGDIALSHIFLSEECSAPPASSDLVISTIIKGRSLNKKQVDLGFGRFDITEHPGYTLVFTPNVDVKFTEPGPYEILTLSLPWSRLQPQIELVLNRPMPHLTASIHGQQHKDPLLVQTLKQLWDPINGKSVGDELIRDGLINILIGRLLQIAGLNVPLVAPRHKLSHSKLANVREFIDQSLEQSISLDMLADIANCSRFHFARLFKASMGMTPMAYVSQCRVERAKQLINKNNEWPLSVIAIKSGFSDQSHMNRHFKKTIGITSGQYAKSANGW is encoded by the coding sequence ATGGGGAGTGCAAAAAAACGCAGTAAAAAGACAAGCTTTCGAAGTGATACGAAAGAGGCACAACAGAGTTTTCGTAGTCATGCTCAGTGGTTGAAAGAATCTAATGAGTCAATCGAGTTGATTGATCAGTCTTTGTCTGATCGTGGAGATATTGCATTGTCGCATATCTTTTTGTCAGAGGAATGCAGTGCTCCGCCAGCAAGCTCTGACTTAGTGATCTCCACCATAATCAAAGGCCGTTCACTCAACAAGAAACAAGTAGATCTTGGTTTTGGTCGCTTTGATATTACAGAGCATCCTGGGTACACACTTGTATTCACTCCCAATGTGGATGTCAAATTCACTGAGCCGGGACCGTACGAAATTCTTACGCTCAGCCTTCCGTGGTCAAGGTTACAACCACAGATTGAATTGGTACTGAACCGCCCCATGCCCCACCTGACAGCTTCAATCCATGGACAGCAACACAAAGACCCTTTACTGGTGCAAACACTCAAACAACTTTGGGATCCCATTAACGGAAAGAGTGTGGGTGATGAGTTAATTCGAGATGGTTTAATCAATATCCTTATCGGGCGATTACTTCAAATTGCTGGTTTGAATGTCCCTCTCGTCGCCCCACGTCATAAGCTTTCACACTCAAAACTGGCTAACGTTCGAGAATTTATCGATCAGTCTCTCGAACAATCAATCTCGCTCGACATGCTTGCAGATATCGCAAACTGCAGCCGTTTTCACTTTGCGAGACTATTCAAGGCAAGTATGGGCATGACTCCGATGGCTTACGTTAGTCAATGTCGCGTCGAGCGTGCGAAGCAATTAATCAATAAAAATAATGAATGGCCACTTTCAGTTATCGCTATAAAGTCTGGATTCAGTGATCAATCCCATATGAATCGACATTTCAAAAAAACTATTGGGATCACGTCAGGTCAGTATGCGAAAAGTGCGAATGGATGGTAA
- the ycaC gene encoding isochorismate family cysteine hydrolase YcaC, producing MGQKYNRLDKDQAALLLVDHQSGLISLVQDFTPDDFKNSVIALADIGKFFNLPTVITTSFDEGPNGPIVPEIVERHPEAPFIHRPGQINAWDNEDFVKAVEATGRKQLIIAGVVTDVCVGFVTLSAIEAGYDVFVVTDASGTFNHTVQQAAWNRMSAAGAQMMNWFSVACELHRDWRNDMEGLGNLLSNHLPNYRNLMTSYFTLQDAKKG from the coding sequence ATGGGACAAAAATATAATCGACTCGATAAAGATCAGGCTGCGCTTTTATTGGTTGATCATCAGTCTGGACTGATATCGCTGGTTCAGGATTTCACTCCGGATGACTTCAAAAATAGTGTGATCGCGTTAGCCGACATCGGAAAATTTTTCAATCTTCCAACTGTAATTACAACGAGTTTTGATGAAGGCCCCAATGGTCCGATTGTTCCCGAAATAGTCGAGCGACACCCAGAGGCACCCTTTATTCATCGTCCGGGACAGATCAATGCATGGGACAATGAAGATTTTGTTAAGGCGGTTGAAGCAACTGGTCGAAAGCAGCTAATCATCGCCGGTGTCGTGACCGATGTTTGTGTGGGATTTGTGACTTTGTCAGCAATTGAAGCTGGTTACGATGTTTTTGTCGTTACTGATGCTTCAGGAACGTTTAACCACACTGTTCAACAGGCCGCCTGGAATCGGATGTCTGCCGCTGGGGCTCAAATGATGAACTGGTTTAGTGTTGCTTGTGAATTGCATCGGGATTGGCGAAACGATATGGAAGGGCTCGGAAATTTACTATCGAATCATCTTCCCAACTATCGTAATTTGATGACCAGCTATTTTACATTGCAGGATGCCAAGAAAGGATAG
- a CDS encoding WD40 repeat domain-containing serine/threonine protein kinase gives MFAELNLEDNLKIDSLCDAFESEWTPESSLIFKPYLDRCAPHLHRGAVQELIKVDLELRFSNGLEIAPELYQNQLPEFSDVIQEVVESSKVELNTLLFPQQTSEKDQHIHKAKPNTSKETPEEHFGRFKLLEELGHGAFGTVYRAYDPTLDRVVALKLPRLEKRDTESINRFLSEAQIAAQLHHPNIVAVWERGEIKEQYYISSAYVKGETLEDCLKTHPPALKQKVIWIRDLALALHYAHEQNIIHRDIKPANIQVNENHDPMIMDFGLAKRTNLAVDQTTDGQVMGTPAYMSPEQARGIVAEIGPETDQYSLGAVFYQLLVGEPRLKGTAYEIIKTLQNYPAPPTIHLIKQKIPADLIPADLIAICQKMLQPISSDRYESCLAASDDLTRWLDGRSVSVRKISQAERVFNWARRNKVVSSLLGLVLAILSTSLIMISLALFEASDAREEAENNLTIARTQEAIAVNEKKKAEISEVAQRIEASQSKLLLAGYEIQAGRFYEALSYLSALPKPDRNWVWKLQSSRIPKEICRIANFKKYNFVSPRVVLSPDGKLVSISLSLPADKTYHHPRMVTSIFDAQTGKFQHEIQNNDYHIATAMTDGFTTDSRYLIIAFQKKFPMRSESTLGIFDIQQKKIVKYFGPVRNAHLSPFNANEIVLQRNSKEDSKKVEYLTWNFLTDKETHFGIGPYVSLNRFSVNSDQTEIAFRSPEKVDVKLLKEGKSPLAGIFQRLNANHHNLSKDQKQIVGRLQESWYWKSKRKTVVPGKSVIVELPSKLVTVLENDPAVASLFDFSFNFSFSDDNKYTMLKASKSTSLAYERKQFCWWNRQSGEYVGKAIGQGVSRDGKRYASIENRSVVIRETPKHLRRFQSEAIESTLARWHPLHPAPRTEARPIVFYWNEQPWVFISHRHGNDVVDRKRNIVTRKRAFPLPYFRISKVAVHHKSGNIAYYRSKDKVEVLSLKTGKIVARLPCGKFPSSAFLAFHPDGTKLIGGDAEGLIIWSITEQKILEKISHTKCLMGMRGKMQFNSSGNFLSVYSTGYQSVILEKDTWVDQAKKISKVLFKITLSPDGSLLANADINGQITIFDFRSGKVLHQIETDAQYATPQFHPIEPLLIVGRNDGRLLMYSTKNWRLVFDEALPVGRVEEIKFSESGDAFAVSVETNTTRRWFEFSSKR, from the coding sequence ATGTTCGCCGAACTAAACCTGGAAGACAATCTGAAAATCGACTCGCTTTGCGATGCGTTTGAATCAGAATGGACTCCTGAGAGTTCGTTGATCTTCAAACCCTACCTCGATCGGTGTGCGCCTCACCTGCACCGGGGGGCCGTACAAGAACTCATCAAAGTGGATCTGGAATTACGCTTTTCCAATGGTCTTGAGATTGCTCCCGAACTCTACCAGAATCAGCTTCCTGAATTCAGCGATGTCATCCAGGAAGTGGTGGAATCGAGTAAAGTGGAATTGAACACCCTGCTGTTTCCGCAGCAGACAAGCGAAAAAGATCAACATATTCATAAGGCAAAGCCCAATACTTCAAAGGAAACACCAGAAGAACATTTTGGGCGTTTCAAATTACTGGAAGAATTAGGACACGGTGCATTCGGCACAGTATATCGTGCTTATGACCCGACGCTGGATCGCGTTGTCGCGTTGAAACTGCCTCGTCTAGAAAAACGAGATACAGAAAGTATCAATCGTTTTCTCAGCGAAGCACAAATCGCAGCCCAGCTTCATCATCCCAATATTGTAGCTGTTTGGGAACGCGGGGAGATCAAAGAACAATACTATATTTCTTCAGCCTATGTTAAAGGCGAGACACTTGAGGACTGTCTGAAAACTCATCCACCAGCCTTGAAACAGAAGGTAATTTGGATACGTGATCTTGCTCTGGCACTCCATTATGCTCACGAGCAAAATATCATTCACAGGGATATTAAACCAGCCAATATCCAGGTCAATGAAAACCATGATCCGATGATCATGGATTTCGGATTAGCAAAGCGGACGAATCTTGCTGTCGATCAAACAACCGATGGACAAGTGATGGGAACGCCGGCTTATATGTCACCTGAACAAGCAAGAGGGATTGTTGCAGAGATCGGTCCAGAAACGGATCAATATTCATTGGGAGCCGTTTTTTACCAACTACTTGTTGGTGAGCCACGACTAAAAGGAACTGCATATGAAATAATAAAAACGCTTCAAAATTATCCTGCACCGCCTACCATTCACCTTATAAAACAGAAGATCCCAGCAGACCTGATTCCAGCCGATCTGATTGCAATTTGCCAGAAAATGCTGCAACCTATCTCGAGTGACCGGTATGAATCATGTCTAGCCGCTTCAGATGACCTTACCCGATGGTTGGATGGACGATCTGTCTCTGTCCGAAAAATTTCTCAGGCGGAACGTGTTTTTAACTGGGCGAGGAGAAACAAAGTGGTCAGCAGTTTGCTGGGCCTGGTTTTAGCAATACTTTCAACGAGTTTAATCATGATCTCACTGGCTTTATTTGAAGCTTCGGATGCTCGTGAAGAGGCAGAAAATAACTTAACAATTGCGCGAACTCAGGAAGCAATTGCAGTGAACGAAAAAAAGAAAGCAGAGATATCAGAGGTAGCCCAGCGAATCGAAGCTTCTCAATCAAAACTTCTTCTGGCAGGTTATGAAATACAAGCAGGTCGTTTTTACGAAGCACTCTCTTATTTGAGTGCTCTGCCCAAGCCTGATCGCAACTGGGTCTGGAAATTGCAATCATCGCGTATTCCAAAAGAAATTTGCAGGATTGCAAATTTCAAGAAATATAACTTTGTCAGCCCTCGGGTTGTCCTCTCTCCAGATGGTAAGCTTGTTTCCATTTCGTTATCGTTACCGGCGGACAAAACATATCATCACCCCAGGATGGTAACATCGATATTTGATGCACAGACCGGAAAGTTCCAGCACGAAATTCAAAATAACGACTACCACATTGCTACAGCTATGACTGACGGTTTTACCACTGATAGTCGGTATCTAATTATTGCTTTTCAGAAAAAATTTCCCATGAGATCTGAATCAACACTCGGGATTTTTGATATTCAGCAAAAAAAAATAGTCAAATATTTTGGCCCCGTGCGGAATGCTCATTTAAGTCCATTCAATGCGAATGAAATCGTTCTCCAGAGGAACTCAAAGGAAGATAGCAAAAAGGTCGAATACCTGACCTGGAATTTCCTGACTGATAAAGAGACTCATTTTGGTATCGGTCCCTATGTTAGCTTAAATCGCTTCAGTGTAAACTCAGACCAAACGGAAATTGCTTTTCGTTCTCCCGAAAAAGTTGATGTAAAACTACTTAAGGAAGGAAAATCACCTCTAGCAGGAATTTTTCAACGCTTGAATGCCAATCACCACAACCTATCTAAAGATCAGAAACAGATTGTTGGCAGACTCCAAGAGAGTTGGTATTGGAAATCGAAACGAAAAACTGTTGTTCCCGGAAAGTCAGTCATCGTCGAATTGCCTTCAAAGCTGGTTACTGTTTTGGAGAATGACCCTGCTGTCGCTTCACTCTTTGATTTTTCTTTTAACTTTTCGTTTTCTGATGATAACAAGTATACGATGCTGAAAGCATCCAAGTCCACATCGCTAGCTTATGAGCGGAAACAGTTTTGCTGGTGGAATCGACAGTCTGGTGAATATGTCGGCAAAGCAATCGGACAAGGAGTCAGCCGAGATGGAAAGCGATATGCTTCAATTGAAAATCGTTCGGTCGTTATTCGCGAAACACCCAAGCACTTGCGCCGCTTTCAATCTGAAGCGATTGAAAGCACGTTAGCTCGCTGGCATCCACTTCATCCCGCTCCCCGAACCGAGGCTCGACCGATTGTCTTTTACTGGAATGAACAACCTTGGGTTTTTATTTCTCATCGACATGGAAACGACGTTGTTGACAGAAAGAGAAATATTGTCACCCGTAAGAGAGCCTTCCCACTTCCCTATTTTCGTATCTCCAAAGTGGCAGTTCATCATAAAAGTGGGAACATTGCGTACTATCGAAGTAAAGACAAAGTAGAAGTTCTTTCTCTGAAAACCGGAAAAATAGTCGCTCGTTTACCTTGTGGAAAATTTCCTTCAAGCGCCTTTTTGGCATTTCACCCTGACGGAACAAAACTAATTGGCGGTGATGCAGAGGGGCTCATCATTTGGTCAATCACCGAGCAAAAAATTCTTGAAAAAATTTCTCACACCAAGTGTTTAATGGGAATGCGGGGAAAAATGCAGTTTAATTCGAGTGGTAACTTTCTTTCTGTATATTCTACCGGGTATCAATCTGTCATTCTCGAAAAAGATACTTGGGTTGATCAGGCAAAGAAAATATCGAAAGTTCTTTTCAAAATCACCCTTTCACCAGACGGCTCCCTGCTTGCCAATGCAGATATCAATGGGCAAATTACGATTTTTGACTTTCGTTCGGGAAAAGTGCTTCACCAAATCGAAACAGATGCCCAATATGCAACTCCACAGTTTCATCCAATAGAACCGTTATTGATTGTGGGACGCAATGATGGACGTTTATTGATGTATTCCACAAAAAACTGGCGACTTGTTTTTGATGAAGCTTTGCCCGTCGGGCGTGTCGAAGAAATAAAATTCAGTGAATCCGGCGATGCATTTGCAGTTTCTGTGGAAACAAACACGACACGCCGCTGGTTTGAGTTTTCATCAAAAAGGTGA
- a CDS encoding MOSC domain-containing protein: MLTLTGINIFPIKSLGGIQAQSATLTDRGLKHDRRWMLVDQAGKFLTQRTVPVMSQLLVSIKGNHLHVQNQKVNDDDLLVPLRSDEWSPRDVTVFADTCKAFAYPQVINDWFSERIGVSCELVFMPDDADRPVDPDYSITDEQVSFADGYPALIIGESSLTDLNSRLDEPVTMERFRPNLVFSGGTPYCEDDWKQIQIGAVEFTAVKLCARCVLTTVDPLTGEKGREPLKTLATYRKQKQGVMFGQNLLHPAKGEIKVGDEIKVIE; this comes from the coding sequence ATGCTCACTCTAACCGGGATCAACATTTTTCCCATCAAGTCACTCGGCGGCATTCAAGCCCAGTCCGCCACATTGACAGATCGGGGGTTGAAACATGACCGCCGTTGGATGCTCGTTGATCAGGCAGGAAAGTTTCTGACTCAACGGACCGTACCGGTCATGTCACAGTTACTTGTGAGCATCAAAGGCAATCATCTTCATGTGCAGAATCAAAAAGTGAATGATGACGATTTGTTGGTCCCCCTGCGGTCCGATGAGTGGAGTCCGCGGGATGTCACTGTTTTCGCGGATACCTGTAAGGCGTTCGCTTATCCTCAAGTCATCAATGACTGGTTCTCCGAACGGATCGGCGTCTCATGCGAACTGGTCTTCATGCCCGATGATGCCGACCGCCCGGTCGATCCTGACTATAGTATTACGGACGAACAAGTTAGCTTTGCCGATGGCTATCCTGCCTTGATTATTGGCGAGTCCTCACTGACAGATTTAAATTCTCGGCTGGACGAACCGGTTACGATGGAACGCTTCCGTCCTAATCTGGTTTTCTCCGGTGGTACGCCTTATTGCGAAGATGATTGGAAGCAAATCCAAATCGGTGCGGTCGAATTCACGGCCGTCAAACTATGTGCGCGTTGTGTACTGACGACGGTCGATCCCTTGACCGGTGAGAAAGGGCGGGAGCCTCTGAAAACCCTGGCGACTTATCGCAAACAGAAACAGGGAGTGATGTTTGGTCAGAATTTGTTACATCCCGCTAAAGGGGAGATTAAAGTCGGCGATGAAATCAAGGTGATTGAGTAG
- a CDS encoding alpha/beta hydrolase family protein — MFSSFHKSHAEQETLPPLKAGSAPQNFAEMWSGFDPRVEPLEVETIKEWEEDDVVLRIVRFRIGVFKGQKAKLAAVYGFPNSIVESGKKIPGLLQIHGGGQYADYKACLLNAKRGYATLSIAWAGRISAPDYRVDPNVVKLFWEGKTNDPAYKLTTDWGAVDGYHAPGRNQGNLFPSAMPAAWTLDEVESPRNSGWFLCALAARRALTFLEQQPEVDPQRLGVYGHSMGGKLTVMTSVDSRVKAAAPSCGGISDRDNKSALFRLTLGDDVSLKEISCPIIFLSPANDFHGRIGDLPDTVDEIASRDWRVTCSPHHNHQDTAEFEVASLLWFDQHLKGSMGFPQTPKTVLKLDSTDGVPTFTVHPDSSKPILSVDIFYTQQGKADEHPEDRERTMHRFWHHARATKIKGGWTAKLPLHSTEKPLWVYANVVYPLEAPVTGAGYYYGTYTTKSFNLSSLLQTVSVKELQSARIQATMKPSLLIESFQDDWEKEWFTYKPHEWARTTHKVYDETWKAPPNTTLALEVLAEEANKLVVMLDGFAAEVQLHGGDQWQTVVLAPDHFQEYAGISLPNWENIKRLKLSPAERLRPKRGDPRAPRLVGKHWRGPKPQFRNLRWQSTIQDR, encoded by the coding sequence ATTTTCAGCTCGTTTCATAAAAGCCATGCGGAGCAGGAAACCCTGCCACCATTGAAAGCAGGAAGCGCTCCGCAGAACTTTGCAGAAATGTGGTCTGGCTTTGACCCACGGGTGGAACCGCTCGAAGTGGAAACAATCAAAGAATGGGAAGAGGATGATGTGGTGTTGCGGATAGTAAGATTCCGTATCGGAGTCTTCAAGGGGCAGAAAGCCAAACTGGCTGCCGTATATGGTTTTCCCAATAGTATCGTTGAGAGTGGCAAGAAGATTCCCGGGTTACTTCAAATTCATGGTGGCGGTCAATACGCAGATTATAAAGCTTGTCTACTGAATGCCAAACGAGGATATGCGACGCTTTCGATTGCCTGGGCGGGTCGGATTTCCGCACCTGACTATCGTGTCGATCCGAATGTCGTGAAGCTCTTCTGGGAGGGTAAGACTAACGACCCCGCTTATAAACTGACGACTGACTGGGGTGCCGTGGATGGCTATCACGCGCCGGGCAGGAATCAGGGTAATCTCTTTCCCAGCGCGATGCCAGCCGCATGGACGTTGGATGAAGTCGAATCTCCCCGCAACAGTGGCTGGTTTCTGTGTGCACTCGCCGCGCGTCGCGCACTGACATTTCTGGAGCAACAACCCGAAGTCGATCCACAAAGGCTTGGCGTCTACGGGCATTCGATGGGGGGGAAGCTGACCGTCATGACATCAGTCGATTCACGTGTCAAAGCAGCTGCACCTTCCTGTGGTGGCATCAGTGATCGTGATAATAAGAGTGCCCTCTTTCGATTAACCCTCGGCGATGATGTCAGTTTAAAAGAAATCTCCTGCCCCATCATATTTCTGTCTCCTGCAAATGATTTTCATGGACGCATTGGTGATTTGCCAGATACCGTTGATGAGATTGCCAGCCGCGACTGGCGCGTCACTTGTTCGCCGCATCACAACCATCAGGATACGGCCGAATTTGAAGTGGCCTCATTGTTATGGTTCGACCAACATCTAAAGGGATCTATGGGGTTCCCGCAAACACCGAAAACTGTTTTAAAGCTTGATTCTACTGATGGCGTGCCAACATTCACCGTTCACCCTGATTCCTCAAAGCCGATTCTCTCAGTTGACATCTTTTATACGCAACAGGGGAAGGCCGATGAACACCCCGAGGATCGTGAACGAACGATGCATAGATTCTGGCATCACGCGCGGGCTACGAAAATAAAAGGTGGCTGGACCGCGAAACTTCCGTTACATAGCACAGAGAAACCGCTCTGGGTCTATGCAAACGTCGTGTATCCGCTGGAAGCCCCGGTGACTGGTGCGGGTTATTACTACGGAACCTACACGACCAAATCGTTCAACCTCTCCTCATTACTGCAAACAGTATCCGTCAAAGAACTACAGTCTGCCAGGATTCAGGCGACTATGAAGCCCTCTTTGTTAATCGAGAGTTTTCAAGACGATTGGGAAAAGGAGTGGTTCACCTACAAGCCCCACGAATGGGCGCGAACCACTCATAAAGTTTACGACGAGACCTGGAAAGCTCCCCCAAACACAACGCTCGCTTTGGAAGTGCTGGCTGAGGAAGCGAACAAACTGGTCGTCATGCTGGATGGATTTGCTGCCGAGGTGCAACTGCATGGAGGAGATCAATGGCAGACCGTTGTTTTGGCACCAGACCACTTTCAGGAATATGCGGGTATATCTTTGCCAAACTGGGAGAATATCAAACGGCTGAAACTCAGCCCTGCCGAACGCCTGAGGCCGAAACGCGGTGATCCCAGAGCGCCGCGTTTGGTAGGTAAGCACTGGCGCGGACCCAAGCCCCAGTTTCGGAATCTACGTTGGCAGTCGACAATCCAGGATCGCTAA
- a CDS encoding ECF-type sigma factor translates to MNDSSQPDPTETISVLADSMLQEAEDSSSRVFLEIRERFQVKLRNYVDKHLSPKLQTHADSSDILQSAFISFWKKLNSESQPAVDDHDDLWPYLIKITRRKLAKSWRRIYAQKRGAGKVLSAADLAAMESDSDFQNLVFDEFDYQLDLDLESILQKFDLETQTIASMKLSGMTNKEISQELSCSLRKVERKGSILRKAIGEYFDEHESLQSESETLS, encoded by the coding sequence ATGAACGATTCCTCGCAGCCCGATCCAACCGAGACGATTTCCGTGCTTGCAGACTCAATGCTTCAGGAAGCGGAGGACTCTTCGAGTCGAGTCTTTCTTGAAATAAGAGAACGGTTCCAGGTGAAGCTGAGAAACTATGTGGACAAACATCTGTCTCCCAAACTGCAAACTCACGCGGATTCCAGCGATATTTTGCAAAGCGCCTTTATCAGTTTTTGGAAGAAATTAAATAGTGAGAGCCAGCCAGCTGTTGATGATCATGACGATCTCTGGCCTTATCTGATCAAGATCACGCGGCGTAAACTGGCAAAGTCCTGGAGAAGAATTTATGCCCAAAAGCGAGGTGCTGGAAAGGTCCTGTCGGCAGCCGATTTAGCTGCAATGGAATCAGACTCTGATTTTCAGAACCTGGTTTTCGATGAGTTTGATTATCAGCTCGATCTGGACCTGGAATCGATCTTACAGAAATTTGATTTGGAAACACAAACGATTGCTTCCATGAAGTTGTCCGGGATGACAAATAAAGAAATATCTCAAGAGTTATCCTGTAGCCTCAGAAAAGTCGAACGAAAAGGTTCAATCCTTCGAAAAGCGATTGGTGAGTATTTTGATGAACATGAATCGCTTCAAAGTGAATCGGAAACTTTGTCGTAA
- a CDS encoding antibiotic biosynthesis monooxygenase, which yields MNDLSKKPPSSSSQNDIHCAITRVVREGKEAEFEEAIKRFVARSMRHYGTTGAHLLRPTAICHPREYGILRSFNNEQDMKAFYASDLFTNWQSEVADLVEGEAVYRQLHGLEAFFRNENTKQPPRWKMAFITWLGVFPVVFIWSRLLMPRLTMLHPILVMAVINICVVVTLAWLVMPALTRLFQPWLQSREQ from the coding sequence ATGAATGACCTATCCAAAAAACCGCCATCCTCTTCATCGCAAAATGATATTCACTGCGCAATCACGCGAGTCGTGCGCGAAGGCAAAGAAGCGGAGTTTGAAGAAGCGATCAAACGGTTCGTTGCGCGTTCGATGAGGCACTATGGTACGACGGGGGCGCACCTTCTGCGTCCAACGGCCATTTGTCACCCGCGTGAGTACGGAATTCTACGTTCATTCAACAATGAACAAGATATGAAAGCATTTTACGCCTCGGATCTATTTACCAATTGGCAATCCGAAGTCGCGGATTTAGTAGAAGGTGAAGCAGTGTATCGGCAACTGCATGGACTAGAAGCGTTTTTTCGTAATGAAAACACAAAACAGCCGCCACGTTGGAAGATGGCTTTTATCACCTGGCTGGGTGTATTTCCAGTCGTTTTCATTTGGTCCCGATTGCTGATGCCTCGCCTGACCATGCTACACCCCATCTTAGTTATGGCAGTCATCAATATCTGTGTTGTCGTTACACTTGCATGGCTTGTGATGCCTGCCCTCACTCGATTATTCCAACCCTGGTTACAAAGTAGAGAGCAATGA